The following proteins are encoded in a genomic region of Sorangiineae bacterium MSr12523:
- the larB gene encoding nickel pincer cofactor biosynthesis protein LarB has translation MDPAKLRELLEQVQSGARSVDDAASALKDLPFADLGYAVVDHHRALRLGVPEVILGQSKTAAQIVGIASELARTGQNVLVSRLDPAKAQEVCTAMPALRYHEMARVATLEQAPIPRLGTRPVAVVSAGTSDLPVSEECAETLRMLGAEVERIYDVGVAGIHRLLHRRQALDATSVIIVIAGMEGALASVMGGLVEGPVIAVPTSVGYGAAFGGLAALLGMLTSCASGVTVVNIDNGFGAAFAAARILRAGARG, from the coding sequence ATGGACCCTGCCAAGCTTCGTGAGCTTCTCGAACAGGTGCAAAGCGGAGCGCGGTCCGTCGACGACGCGGCCTCGGCGCTCAAGGATTTGCCCTTTGCCGATCTCGGATACGCCGTGGTCGATCATCACCGCGCCCTGCGCCTCGGCGTGCCCGAGGTCATCTTGGGTCAGTCGAAAACGGCCGCGCAGATCGTCGGCATCGCCTCGGAGCTGGCGCGTACCGGGCAGAACGTGCTGGTCAGCCGGCTCGATCCGGCGAAGGCCCAGGAGGTCTGCACCGCGATGCCGGCGCTTCGCTACCACGAGATGGCCCGTGTGGCGACGCTCGAGCAGGCGCCCATCCCACGCCTTGGAACACGCCCCGTAGCGGTGGTGAGCGCCGGCACGAGCGACCTTCCCGTGTCCGAAGAATGCGCCGAGACCTTGCGCATGCTCGGCGCGGAGGTGGAGCGCATCTACGACGTGGGGGTGGCCGGGATTCACCGGTTGCTTCATCGCCGGCAGGCACTCGACGCGACCAGCGTCATCATCGTGATCGCCGGCATGGAAGGGGCGCTCGCCAGCGTCATGGGCGGGCTCGTCGAGGGCCCCGTGATTGCCGTGCCCACCTCGGTGGGGTATGGCGCAGCTTTTGGGGGGCTCGCCGCGCTTCTCGGGATGTTGACGAGCTGCGCTTCGGGCGTGACGGTGGTGAACATCGACAACGGGTTCGGAGCGGCCTTCGCCGCCGCTCGGATCTTACGCGCAGGAGCGCGAGGCTAA
- a CDS encoding FHA domain-containing protein produces the protein MPCPKCGQPTQPSDKFCNSCGFSLASAGAGAGVPPPPPASPFGAPPPPASPFGGPPPPPASPFGGPPPPPPPFEAGGGSGSPYGPPPGAVPGAPPGSRCAQGHDIAPGQSYCREGHPIALDAMNFGSDMYGAPAAPPPAPPYGQPPPFGAPPAYGAPPQSPFVGSPFGGAHPGQGPGAGPPGMPPGIQPPQAYSGGLPPAPPPFGDIPPSPPLAAPAPFGGGPPQPFGAPPGGFGPPMGYGQPPQPPQYGLQAPAARAPLTGGGPTNMLRGFLISFQSNPQGEFWPLFGGRLQVGRANTGELDIPLADATISSRHASLVIDGPSGTIFVEDTGSTNGTYVNDENIGPNGRRELRDGDRLRFGGYTTLVKVIGPLQ, from the coding sequence ATGCCCTGCCCGAAGTGCGGCCAACCGACACAACCCAGCGACAAGTTCTGCAACTCGTGCGGCTTTTCCCTTGCGAGCGCCGGTGCCGGCGCCGGTGTTCCTCCTCCTCCCCCGGCGAGCCCGTTCGGTGCACCGCCCCCTCCCGCATCTCCCTTCGGCGGGCCTCCGCCTCCTCCCGCGTCCCCCTTCGGCGGGCCTCCGCCGCCGCCGCCGCCGTTCGAGGCCGGCGGTGGTAGCGGCAGTCCCTATGGACCGCCGCCGGGCGCCGTTCCCGGGGCGCCGCCCGGCTCGCGGTGCGCGCAGGGCCATGACATCGCCCCGGGCCAGAGCTACTGCCGCGAAGGACACCCCATCGCGCTCGACGCGATGAACTTCGGCAGCGACATGTACGGCGCCCCCGCCGCGCCGCCCCCCGCTCCTCCTTATGGACAGCCGCCGCCCTTTGGTGCGCCGCCGGCCTACGGGGCACCGCCGCAGTCGCCCTTCGTCGGATCGCCCTTCGGTGGCGCGCATCCAGGCCAAGGCCCTGGTGCGGGACCTCCGGGCATGCCGCCCGGCATTCAGCCGCCGCAAGCCTATAGCGGAGGGCTGCCCCCGGCGCCGCCGCCCTTCGGTGACATTCCTCCGTCGCCGCCACTGGCGGCACCTGCGCCCTTCGGCGGAGGCCCTCCGCAGCCGTTTGGTGCTCCCCCCGGTGGATTCGGGCCGCCCATGGGGTACGGGCAACCGCCGCAGCCGCCGCAGTACGGATTGCAGGCGCCGGCTGCCCGCGCGCCGCTCACGGGCGGCGGGCCGACCAACATGCTGCGCGGCTTTCTCATCTCGTTTCAATCGAATCCGCAGGGTGAGTTCTGGCCGCTCTTCGGTGGGCGCCTCCAAGTCGGGCGCGCCAACACCGGCGAACTGGATATCCCCCTGGCCGATGCCACGATCTCGTCGCGACATGCGTCGCTGGTGATCGATGGCCCGAGTGGCACCATTTTCGTCGAGGACACGGGGTCGACCAACGGCACCTACGTCAACGACGAAAACATTGGTCCCAACGGCCGTCGCGAGCTGCGCGATGGAGATCGACTCCGCTTCGGCGGCTACACGACCCTCGTTAAAGTGATAGGTCCGCTCCAATGA
- a CDS encoding histidine phosphatase family protein has translation MDVFLLRASLPHDESVAEAHRYLSPEGRRIVRALGNKVRLDDEPSFDVIVSSPQPTALQTAELFADRVDYVGVIEVLASLSSRVPPEIIVPSLLQRGNTIAIVADEPVLSSLGAFLIGRPTFPPLLHAQVSVIRDRQPAWCLRPGEIAKSLLLVA, from the coding sequence GTGGACGTCTTTCTTCTTCGCGCATCCCTTCCCCACGACGAATCCGTCGCCGAGGCGCACCGTTATCTTTCGCCCGAGGGCCGCCGCATCGTGCGCGCGCTGGGCAACAAGGTGCGGCTCGACGACGAGCCGAGCTTCGACGTCATCGTGTCGAGTCCGCAGCCCACGGCCTTGCAGACGGCGGAGCTTTTCGCCGATCGGGTCGATTACGTCGGCGTCATCGAGGTGCTTGCGTCGCTGTCCTCACGCGTGCCGCCCGAGATCATCGTTCCCTCCCTGCTCCAGCGCGGTAACACCATCGCGATCGTGGCGGACGAGCCGGTGCTCTCGAGCTTGGGTGCCTTCCTCATCGGCCGCCCGACGTTCCCGCCCCTCTTGCACGCGCAAGTCTCCGTGATCCGCGACCGCCAGCCCGCCTGGTGCCTGCGCCCCGGCGAAATCGCGAAGTCGCTTCTCTTGGTCGCGTAG
- the larC gene encoding nickel pincer cofactor biosynthesis protein LarC, with the protein MPRGAGKGKILFLDAPSGLAGDMIIAALIDLGVPEVVVANAVAKLSVSGFHIHFGTRVRSGIVGTSFEVHGETPQPERTYATIRGILDESGLEPAVLQMAHATFQRLALAEAKVHKSLLDDVHFHEVGAVDAIVDVVGSAAALEYLGADVIVSPLPMGRGFVPARHGILPLPAPATVECLRGLVTVDGGIEFEFVTPTGAAIVGAHARGSSRWPSIVPEAVGWGAGTAQLADRPNLLRAVLGTSADPTGATHTVLETNVDDATGELVASAIESLLEAGALDAWATAITMKKGRPALTLSALVPTPRAEAMSALLLRETTSLGVRRYDVSRVERPRRRVEVETPFGLIPVKVAEGPYGPPQVKPEFDACAAAAKAHHVPVREVIRAALVAAGGHSHA; encoded by the coding sequence TTGCCGCGCGGGGCAGGAAAAGGGAAGATCCTCTTTCTCGATGCACCGAGCGGCCTTGCCGGCGACATGATCATCGCGGCCCTCATCGACCTGGGCGTGCCCGAGGTCGTGGTGGCCAATGCCGTGGCGAAGCTTTCGGTGTCGGGTTTTCACATCCACTTCGGAACGCGCGTGCGCAGCGGCATCGTGGGCACCTCGTTCGAGGTGCACGGCGAAACGCCGCAGCCCGAGCGAACGTACGCGACGATCCGCGGCATCTTGGACGAGTCGGGGCTCGAGCCTGCCGTGCTCCAGATGGCGCATGCGACGTTTCAGCGGCTCGCCCTCGCCGAAGCGAAGGTGCACAAGAGCCTCCTCGACGACGTGCACTTTCACGAGGTGGGCGCGGTCGATGCCATCGTCGATGTCGTCGGGAGCGCCGCGGCACTCGAGTACCTCGGGGCGGACGTCATCGTCTCGCCGCTGCCGATGGGACGCGGCTTCGTGCCGGCGCGCCATGGCATTCTTCCCTTGCCGGCGCCCGCGACGGTGGAGTGCCTGCGCGGGCTCGTCACCGTGGATGGCGGCATCGAGTTCGAGTTCGTGACCCCCACGGGGGCTGCCATCGTGGGTGCGCATGCGCGCGGCTCGTCGCGTTGGCCGTCCATCGTTCCCGAGGCGGTGGGTTGGGGCGCGGGCACGGCGCAGTTGGCCGATCGACCGAACCTGCTGCGCGCCGTGCTCGGCACCTCGGCGGATCCGACGGGGGCCACGCACACCGTGCTCGAGACCAACGTGGACGATGCCACGGGCGAGCTCGTGGCCAGCGCCATCGAGTCGTTGCTCGAGGCGGGTGCGCTCGATGCATGGGCCACGGCCATCACCATGAAGAAGGGCCGGCCGGCGCTCACGCTGAGCGCGCTCGTGCCGACACCGCGCGCGGAGGCGATGAGCGCGCTGCTTCTGCGCGAGACCACGAGCCTCGGCGTGCGCCGTTACGATGTCTCGCGGGTCGAACGACCGCGCCGCCGCGTCGAGGTCGAGACGCCCTTTGGGTTGATTCCCGTCAAGGTTGCCGAAGGCCCCTACGGACCGCCTCAAGTGAAGCCCGAGTTCGACGCCTGCGCTGCCGCGGCGAAGGCACATCACGTCCCCGTGCGCGAGGTGATCCGCGCGGCGCTCGTCGCCGCCGGCGGGCATTCGCACGCGTGA